The Natronoarchaeum mannanilyticum genome includes the window AGGTCGACCGTGGCCGCGAGGATCACCGCGACGCCGAGGGCGAACAGCGCGACGTTCATGGCGGCGTTCCGGGTCGAGAGCAGGCCCGATCGCTGCCCGGTACCGATACCACTACGGCGCTCGGCGTAGCGATGCGGCAAGAACGGACGCGTCCGGCTAACACTCCCTCGTCCACGGGTAGTAGCGTCCACGGAATTACGGAAAAACACCGGGTGTGGCGCGAGCGCTCGCCGGTCGGCCGCAGCCGAGACCTCCCCGCGGGGCCGCGCGAGCGCCGAAAGACGCCCTTTTATAGCCAGCGCCGCTAGACGTCGCTATGATTTTCGAGGATCTTCCGACGACGCCCACGTCGGAGGAGCTGATCGACAAGGCGTTCTCGCGGGCGGCGCGCTCGGGCCGGTCGAAGCAGGGCCGGGAGGCCCAGGAGTCGATGACACAGACGGCGACGAACATCCTCTCGGACAACCTCCAGAACGTCGTCACGTCCTGGCCGGACTTCGACGACGTGGACCCGTTCTACCGCGAACTGGCCGACGCCATCGTCGACGCCAGCGACTACGGCGTCGACGCCGGCGGGGTCGACGCGCTGCGCCAGAGCCTCTCCGAGGTCACGTGGGCGAGCCGCCAGACCCGCCAGATCGGCGAGGACGCCATGGGGAAGATGCGCAAGGCCGACGAGGACCTCGCGCGCAAGCACCGCAAGCAGGCGTTCGCCCGGATGGCCGACGTCGTCGAGGACGTCTCCGAGAACCTGCTGTTGATCAACGAGGCGCGCAACGACCTGCGGGACCTGCCCGAGATCAACCCCGACGAGCCGGCGATCGTCGTCGCGGGCTACCCGAACGTCGGCAAGTCCAGCTTCGTCAACGGCGTCACGCGGGCGCGCAACGAGACCGCCGAGTACCCCTTCACGACGAAGGGGATCGGGGTGGGGCACTTCGAGCGCGACCGCGTGCGCTACCAGATCGTCGACACGCCGGGGCTGCTCGATCGGCCGCCGGAGGAGCGAAACGAGATCGAGTCGCAAGCGGTCTCGGCGCTGGAACATCTCGCGGACTGCGTGCTCGTGCTGGTCGACGCCAGCATGAACTGCGGCTACCCGGTCGACGTCCAGCTCGAACTGCGCGACGCCATCGCCGAGCAGTTCGGCGACGCGCCCGTGATCACGGTGTGTAACAAGTCCGACCTCTCGACCGACGTGGAGGCCGACCACTACATGAGCGTCGAGACGGGCGAGAACGTCGATGCGGTCGTCGACGCCGCGGTCGAGGCGATCGACTGGGAGCGGGAGCTGCCGTTCGAGCGGTAGTCCGAAAGCTGCGTATCGGTCGCCTCACGCGGGGACGCCGACCGCGGGCCGGTCGACTCGCGGCTCGGGCTCGAACTCGCCGCCGCGCTGGTCGATGTCGACGTACCGAACCTGCACGGACACCTCGCGCTCGGAGTGTCCGTCGACGACAGCGTAGATCTCGTCCGTCACCGCCGACTGCGAGGCGGCTTCGCCAGTCCGTCCGACGGTGACGATAACCCGATCCTGGTGACGGAACGGGAAGTTCTCGGTCATCTCGACCTGCACCGAGAGCAGCCGGTACTCCTCGTGGGCGGGATCGTCGAGCAGTTCCCCGAGATCCTGTTCGACCTCGGTCTCGAACGTCGCCGTCTGGAACGCGGTGACCGAAGTGCCCACCAGAAAGCTCGAGAGGACGACCATCGCGACGCCGAACAGCGCGGCGTTGCGCAACAGCTTCTGCTGGGCGGCCGCCTCCTCGAACCACTCGCCCGGCCGGTAGCCCATGTACCACAGCGTCACCAGCCCGGCGAGGTTGACGGAGGTGATGTTGACCAGCACGAGCACGGTCGATCCCAGCCCGGCCAGCGGCAGCCCCCAGGCGAGCGCGATGCCGGCCGCGGCGGCGGGCGGGATCAGCGCCGCGGCGATCATCACGCCGACCAGCGCGGTCGAGACGCCCGTCGAGAGACTCAACACGCCGGCGACGCCGGCGCCCAGCGCGATGATCAGGCTGAGCAGGTCCGGCGCGAGTCGCTCGTTGATCTCGCCGACGCTGGTCAGCGTCAGCCCCGGCGGCACCAGGTTGGCGGTCTTGAGGAGCCACGCCAGCACTGCCGAGCCGGCGATCGCAAGCCCGATCCCCAGCGCCTGGTAGGCCAACCCCTCGCGGACCATCTCCTCGTCGTTGACGACCGTCCCGACGCTGGCGCCCAGCGCCGGGCCGATCAGCGGCGCGATCACCATCGATCCGACGACGACCGCCGGCGAGTCCAGCAACAGCCCCGCCGTCGCGACGAAGGCGCTGATCAGCGTCATCGTCACGTAGATCCAGAACGTCGGCGTCATCTCGTCGGCCTCCGTGCGGAGCTCCTGCCGGGAGATCCGATCCTCCTCGACGTCGTCGGTTGCGTACCGCTCCTCCAGCCGGTCGAACTTCCGCGAGATGACCGTCTCGGCGTCGACGACCACCGTGTACGCGTCGTCGGAGACGCCCTCCTCCTGGAGCCTGTCCAGCACCGGCTCGACGGCGTTGGACGGTAGCGGGAAGTAGACGACGCCCGTGAACTCCCGGCCGCTCGTCTCGTCGGTGACGACGTAGTCGACCTCCTCGTCGTCGAGCGCGTCGAGAATCGTCTCGCGCTTGCCGGCCGGAATCGTCAGCTGGACGAGTCGCACGTTGGGCCGGAGGGACCCGACGCTCAAATACATCCGGGGTCCGAACCGGGCGGCGGCGTCGCGGTGCGGCGTCGTGACGCCGCTATCGCCGCGTCGCGGCCCCGCGGAGTGACAGTAGATTCTTCGGGCGAGCGCCCGAATCGGGTGCCATGCGCGTCGTCGAGAACACGATGG containing:
- a CDS encoding NOG1 family protein, which produces MIFEDLPTTPTSEELIDKAFSRAARSGRSKQGREAQESMTQTATNILSDNLQNVVTSWPDFDDVDPFYRELADAIVDASDYGVDAGGVDALRQSLSEVTWASRQTRQIGEDAMGKMRKADEDLARKHRKQAFARMADVVEDVSENLLLINEARNDLRDLPEINPDEPAIVVAGYPNVGKSSFVNGVTRARNETAEYPFTTKGIGVGHFERDRVRYQIVDTPGLLDRPPEERNEIESQAVSALEHLADCVLVLVDASMNCGYPVDVQLELRDAIAEQFGDAPVITVCNKSDLSTDVEADHYMSVETGENVDAVVDAAVEAIDWERELPFER
- a CDS encoding TIGR00341 family protein; protein product: MRLVQLTIPAGKRETILDALDDEEVDYVVTDETSGREFTGVVYFPLPSNAVEPVLDRLQEEGVSDDAYTVVVDAETVISRKFDRLEERYATDDVEEDRISRQELRTEADEMTPTFWIYVTMTLISAFVATAGLLLDSPAVVVGSMVIAPLIGPALGASVGTVVNDEEMVREGLAYQALGIGLAIAGSAVLAWLLKTANLVPPGLTLTSVGEINERLAPDLLSLIIALGAGVAGVLSLSTGVSTALVGVMIAAALIPPAAAAGIALAWGLPLAGLGSTVLVLVNITSVNLAGLVTLWYMGYRPGEWFEEAAAQQKLLRNAALFGVAMVVLSSFLVGTSVTAFQTATFETEVEQDLGELLDDPAHEEYRLLSVQVEMTENFPFRHQDRVIVTVGRTGEAASQSAVTDEIYAVVDGHSEREVSVQVRYVDIDQRGGEFEPEPRVDRPAVGVPA